The Streptomyces capitiformicae genome contains the following window.
CGTCCCGCACGCCCAGGCGAGGGAGGAGTGGTCGTGATCACCTGGTTCTTGGCCCTGCCCGTCATTGTCGCGGGGTTCGTCGCCGCACGCCTTGTGCTGCGGCGTTCGGACCGCAGGACGGCCCTGTGGTGGATGGTCGCCGCCGACGCCGTGCTCCTGGTGGCCGCCACCGTGGTGCTGACCCTGGCGCTCGGCGGCGGATCCGCGCAAGCCGCGACCACGACGGCACAAGAGTCCGGCTCCGGATCCGCCGCCCTGATCGGCGCCGCGATCGCGGTGGCCGGGGCGACGATCGGGGCGGGCATCGCCGTCGCCTACACCGGTGCGGCGGCCCTCGCGGCGCTCAGCGAACGGCCCGAACTCTTCGGCCGGGCCATGGTCATCGTCGGCCTGGCCGAAGGCATCGCCATCTACGGGCTGGTCGTCGCCGTGATCCTGATCGGGAAGGCGTGACCATGGGACGGGTCGCCGCCCTCGGAGAACGGGCCCGTGTCGCCGGCCTGGCCCTGGCCGGAGCCGTCGTCCTCCTCGCCGACGACCCCGACGCCGTACGTCGGGCCTGGCGAACCCTGCCGGACGGCATCGACCTGGTCATCCTCACCTCTGCCGCGGCCGAGGCGCTGAATTCGGACTCCGCCGCG
Protein-coding sequences here:
- a CDS encoding ATP synthase subunit C — protein: MITWFLALPVIVAGFVAARLVLRRSDRRTALWWMVAADAVLLVAATVVLTLALGGGSAQAATTTAQESGSGSAALIGAAIAVAGATIGAGIAVAYTGAAALAALSERPELFGRAMVIVGLAEGIAIYGLVVAVILIGKA